From the Hippocampus zosterae strain Florida chromosome 13, ASM2543408v3, whole genome shotgun sequence genome, the window GTGATAAACACTGATTTTGCATCGACTGTACCTGGCAGGCTCCACAATCCAGACGTCTCCAATGTTTTGAGCTTCTTCTCCAGTTCTGCAACTCGAGTTCCAAGAACCCTGGCGACAAGGGGTCCATTAATAGAAATGTTCCTGAAGCTGAGAAACACTGGCACTATAGGCGAGAGAAAGATAACAGTCAGTACTTGTTAATTTGTCGCTGGTGCTGAATCAACATGTTCTTCTCATGGATGGTTTCCAGGAGCGCGGTGGCCAGTGACTTGAGGTCCGAGATCGACTGGGCGGTGACGGGCAGCGTGCACCCGCTCTCGTCAGACAATAGCTCCTTCACTGCATGGATGCATgcatatatacacacgcacacataaacacaaaacGTTTTACCTCACACGACCACGTTAAAGACAGGTTTCCCCCAGAAAATCCAAGCCATGGTGAATGACATCATACCTTGTTTGGCCGAGAGCACACCAGTGAGTGCCCTGCTGTTTGGCTTCCCGCAAACTCTGGAATTCTTCCTGGATTCCAGTGCActctgaaattatttttaatatactaTTAAAAACAGTTTCCATTATTATATTGAACAAGTTTTCTTATATTTAAACTCTTGGTCTCCCCCACAGTCTTGAAGTGTAATTTATATTTTAGTCAGtgagtttatttaaaaaaaaaaaaaaaaaaaagatccaggtATAATGATGAATATTTTGTCGTTAAAGATTTAGCGGCATCAAATTTGTTTTCTATACTATTTGCACCGAATGTGTAATAAGTGcatcttcagttttttttaatcattattttattattattactgctaacagcatgaaaataaatacatgtaccTTGTACTTGCCCAGATTTGTCTTAAGCAAGGTGACCTCTCCCTGAAGTTGACACAGCCGATCATGCAAATACCTGAAATAATCTAAATTGAAGTCATCTATAATGTGAAGAAACTTTCAACATAGACAACTAACATTAACAAACCTGTTCTCCATGCAGAGTGCATCAATATCCAAAATCCGAACGTCATCATTCCCCACGATGTGGTTCATCTCCACGTTGAGGCGATGAGCCTTCTGCTGAAACACGTCGCGCTCCGCTCGTACGTCCTGAAGCTCGTCGGTGAGGGATTTTGTGCTGTGCTCCAATTCTTCATTCTACAgccaccccaacacacacacacaaaactccaTGTAGTCAGAGGTCATCTAGGTTGATAGAATATAAGTGGTCAGTCGTGTTCACCTGCTCTCTGGCTCTTTCCAACTGCTTGACCAGGTCCTCACGCTCATGCGCTGGGAAATGGCGAGCGCCTACCTCGTCATCTCCTAATCTTTGTTTGGTGATAGTCATACGTAGGAGCTGTGAGACAAAGCCATCTGAGTATGATCACTTCTTGGAGACTTCGGAGTTTGGAGAGTCAAACTAAAATCACTCATGGGGCCGAAATGTACAAGTCTAAGTTGTGAATCCAACAGGATTGATATGTAATGAATATAATGGTGCTGTAGTGACAACTGAAAATTTTGAACAAAACGGAACAAGCCTTTCTTCAGTAAACTACAATTCagtacatctttatttacatAGCGCTTTCACTACAGCTGAAGCTGTAACACAGCACTGTACGGAACAGTTCAAATAACATAAAAGACGGCTtggattttcatttgtgaccataACTTAATCCGCTGCAGTTTTACATGGCTATTTtgcagatttatttttgttttgctgtttttcttctttacaaTTAGAccagtcaggatttttttttttttaagtaaatttGATTTGCTCTAAAACCACctggagagtgtgtgtgtttttggagaGGCAGAGCACACTCACCCTTTCATTAATTTCCAAACGCAGACTTTGTTTTAAACCAATTAGCAGTTCATTTTTGAACTGTTTCCATCTGAACTGCCTGACACACTGTTGAACCACGTCCCCAGTTGGAGTGCCTAGCGTGCTGGCAATCGGTTTCTGGTGCACTCTGAATAACCCAAcgacacatttcaacaacccTCTGAGTTTCCAAATGGTTGGAGTGAAGCAGTGCAATCTCTGGGAATATTCACAAATGCACACTAGAGCTCGTCACCCCCAGAAACCGCATTCCCTCATTGTGGGTGGGTTCAGAAATACGCTCCAAGTGCGCTGCTTCCCACAGACCGTTCGAAAACTCCATTCGGTTATCCAGGGTGCCCTAAAAAAGCTGGATAGTAAACTGCTGCGTTATGAAACTGTCGGATGATGACGACGAAATGGTAGCAGATAAAATTAGTTTGTCTTGAAATAGCATACCTTTATGGAAAAATTAATTACCCTCTATCCAAATGTCACACCCATGGAATTTGACCATTGCATTTAACTCTATGCTGTGGAGTCAATATTAATAAAAGTCTGTACTACAGATGTTTATGTTACGACAGAATACAAAAAATGCAAGTTAAGCTCTGCTGGGCCACCTAAAATGACAAGGTGAGACGGATTCACTCGCAGGACTTGACTTTGACATCCACTCCAGTACGTGCATCGAGTGATGTCACACACCTTGTTGTCTCCCTGAGCTTCGGCCAATCGCTGCTTCAGCTCTTTCATCTCCTCAGAGAGACGGTTGCTTTTTTCTCTTGAGTCCCTCAGTAGCTGAGCTAAATTTACCTGTGAAAGATGCCGTTAGGTAAAGTCATGATTGTGACCTTTTGATACAATTAATAACACCGGAGCAGTCAGTTGAGGTCAAGCAAAAGTACCGGTAGGTTTTCTGTCCTCATTTTCTATAGTGCTCATTCGGTTTAGGACTAATACATCATCTATATGACTACTAAGGAATAGGGCAGCCTTTAAATcacaatttgattttgaatgggGCATAAATGTGATAATGATCCCATGCAAGCTGCCGTTTTGGTAACTGATGACCACAATATTACCTAAACTTAACTACACACAGCAAAATGTTTGTTCCTAACCCCATCTTCCTTTCTTAGCCCATACAAAACCCCTCCACATAGTTTTGTGGTAACGGGACGAGTGAGATCGAGTTACAccagttgaagaaaaaaaaatctgttgttgTGAGGAAAAAAGGAACAGAGATTAGTTTGTCAATTGGTGTTGCTCCAAGTCAAATATGCTGAGAGGAACACTTCTCATGCTACAAAGGGCAAGTgacattcaaaaatatttacCAAACATTTTTGCTGCGGTTGAGACAAATACAGTGGTAATATTTATTGGTCAAATCAATTTCAGACGGCACGAGATTTTGTCAAATGTGTAATTGTTTCTCACTGAAATTCAATTCAAACATTTAGCTCAAAAAGTTGACCTTATGGTGGTGCTAGGTGAAATATGCCTGTCAGTCGACCCCATCCACAGGAGAACATAATTATGCTGAAAGTCAGTCCGACTTGATGAGGACCACCTTTTCTTGAAAGGAAAACCAAAACTTGAAATGGACTCGAAGTCATTATTGGAGAGCAAATGAAATCCTAAGCAATCAAACTTAGAGTTGGCTTGTGTAAAGATGTTATAATTGGCTTACTTGGTTCCGTTTTTCGGGAGGCAGAGACGGATCACCATCCTGTTTttaggaaatttaaaaaatgcaaaagatCAGAGCATACTCaattttttgtgcatgtgtgatgtTGACGATGTTTGCAATCATCTTACAATGAGCTccctgtatttcttttttagtCCTTGGTGCCGCTCGCGAAGCTGGTTGGCCATCAGCTTGTACTGATCCCTCTCCTGTTGGCATGTATCCAGCTCCTTAGACAGAATAAGCAGAGCCTCCTTCTTGCTCTCCAACTTCCTCTTGCAAATTAGGAACTGTGAACATGTGGATCCTCGTGTCATTACAAAGGATATTTTCAGATGCAAAGAAAATTGTTGTTGACAGAGGAGGAAAATGTACTACATTATAATGATCGGATCACATcttgaaattcaaattcaagatgTTTCATGCTTGTTTTTAACTTAATCAGTCGTATCCATCCACACGTTTTTGTGTAGTGCTTTTCTTCACTGAGGCTGTTGGTGACCTGGAGCCTCCCAGCTAACTTTGAGCCAGTGGCAGGGTCAAATACTGAATTTGTCGCATTATCTGGTCTCCACATTGTCAGGCGGTACCCAAGACTCGAAACCCAAACCTCCTAACTGTATGGAGAGACATAATAACTACAGGTCCACCACACACTGATGAATGAAATCACTGCAACAAACATTTGTCTGTATTTATGGTTTTGCTGCCTAAAACATAGATCTTGGGTGACCCAGAGCCTTTAGGGGTGGCTATGAATATGAACACGTTTGTTTATATGTGACCAGGTCCAGGGTATATCCccaaggtcagctgggataggctccagctcaccagtGACTCCAGTGTTATTCTTATCAGCTGAAGGAAAAGGATGGATGGCTAATGTT encodes:
- the LOC127613917 gene encoding coiled-coil domain-containing protein 149-B-like isoform X2, which translates into the protein MSEFFRARHGAMDSSRRNDGDWQGMVNEFLICKRKLESKKEALLILSKELDTCQQERDQYKLMANQLRERHQGLKKKYRELIDGDPSLPPEKRNQVNLAQLLRDSREKSNRLSEEMKELKQRLAEAQGDNKLLRMTITKQRLGDDEVGARHFPAHEREDLVKQLERAREQNEELEHSTKSLTDELQDVRAERDVFQQKAHRLNVEMNHIVGNDDVRILDIDALCMENRYLHDRLCQLQGEVTLLKTNLGKYKSALESRKNSRVCGKPNSRALTGVLSAKQVPVFLSFRNISINGPLVARVLGTRVAELEKKLKTLETSGLWSLPGLTYHISLGMCAKGKDDCHSPPPAIPGESQQCSSRHPVQESSESPAELSKSSQSSFPSLEEDPSSPRSGALPKSDDLCEGDQSKDVESAGDVFPSSIDVNTPLLSNTSERPSVTSGHTTIETKDEEGVENVETECIVIEEHVHIPSHAVATVPFEKEQEIRQDQDFFIGTDDMACSV
- the LOC127613917 gene encoding coiled-coil domain-containing protein 149-like isoform X1, which produces MSEFFRARHGAMDSSRRNDGDWQGMVNEFLICKRKLESKKEALLILSKELDTCQQERDQYKLMANQLRERHQGLKKKYRELIDGDPSLPPEKRNQVNLAQLLRDSREKSNRLSEEMKELKQRLAEAQGDNKLLRMTITKQRLGDDEVGARHFPAHEREDLVKQLERAREQNEELEHSTKSLTDELQDVRAERDVFQQKAHRLNVEMNHIVGNDDVRILDIDALCMENRYLHDRLCQLQGEVTLLKTNLGKYKSALESRKNSRVCGKPNSRALTGVLSAKQVKELLSDESGCTLPVTAQSISDLKSLATALLETIHEKNMLIQHQRQINKVLGTRVAELEKKLKTLETSGLWSLPGLTYHISLGMCAKGKDDCHSPPPAIPGESQQCSSRHPVQESSESPAELSKSSQSSFPSLEEDPSSPRSGALPKSDDLCEGDQSKDVESAGDVFPSSIDVNTPLLSNTSERPSVTSGHTTIETKDEEGVENVETECIVIEEHVHIPSHAVATVPFEKEQEIRQDQDFFIGTDDMACSV